The Brassica napus cultivar Da-Ae chromosome C1, Da-Ae, whole genome shotgun sequence DNA segment TCGAACACCTCCATCTACCAGAAAATCCAGACCCTGTAGAAAGAAAACTGAAAATGAGACTAGAGCAAGCAGAGAGCTTGTTTAGTCAAAATAGAGAGCAGCTATATGTACCTCTGGTCCATATGTGTCACCAATTATGGTTGGATCAATCATCCATTCGTTTTCTTTTGGCCCTTTCACACTGTCATTAATCATACATATTAATTACCACTCTATACACAAATGTAAATGATTGGGATAAAGAAGGAACCAACCTGGTGCAAATCAAAGGGGCATCCATGGCCTGCAGAATAGCTTGGCAGACAGCATCATCTGATATGCGTACACCCACATTCTTCCTCGAAGCGTATTTCACACTTGTCGTTCCATACCCTACGCATTGTTTAGGTAACTCCTTGCTTGCAGTCAAGATGAAGGTGTACTGCGCAAAACATACGCCATCATGTTAATGGACAGATGAAAACTGTTTGGATATTTTGCTTATACAAGAGTCATGGAGTATCTCACAGGTCCAGGCAAGCATTGCTTGACAGCACGGAAAACGTTAGCATGACCATGACCGTCACCACGAGGGAACCCCATTGTGTATGTGTCTATGTCCCTTAAGGAACGGCATAAGATACTAAGTGGCTGCATCatgccaagaaaaaaaaacaaagagttaGCCCACAACCTATGTACAAGTCCATTTTACAGCTAGTATCTATGTTCATGGTCCTGACCTTGGAAGATTCAATCTTTTTAATCCTACAGCGACAAAACGGACCACACAGGGTATATGTTAGGTAATAGAATCGATTCGGAAGTAAAGTACACACACTCTTTTAACACAGAAAGGACTAACCTTCGGAGACGTTCTACAGCGGAATGGTTCTTACAGTCACAAACTATTGCATACACTGTATCAGTGGGGATAACACCAACGGCTCCTTGTTTGAGAAGCTCAATAACAGGTTCGAGTTTCCACGAATCAGCACCTGAAGGGTCCACCTCTATTGACACAAACTCCCCCTCCTTTGTGAATCGAGGAGTAGAGTATTTGAGACGCTTAGGGCTTCTCTTTGCCGACGCCATCGCAACATTTCGCCTCCGTGGAGTGAAAGAGGCGAAGCTCGGAAGCGTTGGGATACGGCGGTGAGTTGACGGGAAAGGAAGACGCATCGCCATGTCGCCGCCGTGAAAAGAATCCAACTTTCAGAGAGAGAATATACGAAAAAGGCTCATCTT contains these protein-coding regions:
- the LOC111202325 gene encoding uncharacterized protein YciO gives rise to the protein MAMRLPFPSTHRRIPTLPSFASFTPRRRNVAMASAKRSPKRLKYSTPRFTKEGEFVSIEVDPSGADSWKLEPVIELLKQGAVGVIPTDTVYAIVCDCKNHSAVERLRRIKKIESSKPLSILCRSLRDIDTYTMGFPRGDGHGHANVFRAVKQCLPGPYTFILTASKELPKQCVGYGTTSVKYASRKNVGVRISDDAVCQAILQAMDAPLICTSVKGPKENEWMIDPTIIGDTYGPEGLDFLVDGGVRVAEPSTIVDMTGPYPKVIREGKGPILPWMVVEEEDESSLRQDLIASET